In Vicingus serpentipes, the following are encoded in one genomic region:
- a CDS encoding ABC transporter ATP-binding protein, whose amino-acid sequence MFVIISNIFALYPAQIIRETFNLVESKLSGTKIDSTSYLGDLFQNLSFGKAVLAFGTIVFGLAIAKGIFTFFMRQTIIIMSRLIEFDLKNEIFNHFQHLDTSFYKENNTGDIMNRISDDVTKVRMYVGPGIMYTVNLVCLFAMVIPVMFSINVKLTLYSLTPLPILSIIIYYVSNRINKQSERVQSKLSDITTLSQETYSGIRMLKSYVKENYFISKLFKENEQYRSNSMNLVRTNAVFFPVMMLLIGLSTIFTIYVGGMEYIAGNITIGNILEFVFYINMLTWPVTAIGWVTSIVQRAAASQTRINEFLSTPTKIKNPTTETFDLKGNIKFKDVSFTYPESGITAIKNVSFEIKSGETFAIVGKTGSGKSSIINLILRNYDVNNGEVLIDDNNIDAINLNQLRENIGFVPQEVFLFSDTIENNIAFGYKNGLPDENIIHDAAKNAAIFNSIIEFPNKFKTKLGERGITLSGGQKQRVSIARAIIKAPKILIFDDCLSAVDTETEDIILNNLERVMKNKTSLIVSHRVSSVKNADKILVIDNGEIIEEGTHQSLIELEKVYYKMYQQQLLELKEEKVK is encoded by the coding sequence TTGTTTGTCATAATTTCTAACATTTTCGCCTTATATCCTGCTCAAATTATTCGTGAAACTTTTAACCTTGTTGAATCAAAACTATCAGGAACAAAAATAGATAGCACAAGTTATTTAGGTGATCTTTTTCAAAATTTAAGCTTCGGAAAAGCAGTTCTTGCTTTTGGAACTATTGTTTTTGGATTAGCAATTGCAAAAGGTATTTTCACCTTTTTTATGCGTCAAACCATAATCATCATGTCTCGATTAATTGAGTTTGACTTAAAAAATGAAATTTTCAATCATTTTCAGCATTTAGATACTTCATTCTACAAAGAAAATAACACGGGCGACATCATGAACAGAATTAGTGATGATGTAACTAAAGTAAGAATGTATGTTGGTCCAGGAATTATGTATACTGTTAACTTAGTTTGCTTGTTTGCAATGGTTATTCCTGTTATGTTTTCAATTAATGTTAAGCTAACGCTGTATTCCCTTACTCCTCTCCCAATCCTATCTATTATAATTTATTATGTAAGCAATCGAATAAATAAACAAAGTGAAAGAGTGCAGTCTAAGTTATCTGACATTACAACTTTATCGCAAGAAACCTATTCTGGAATTCGCATGCTAAAATCTTATGTTAAAGAAAATTATTTCATTTCTAAGTTGTTTAAAGAAAATGAACAATACCGCTCAAATTCAATGAATTTAGTTAGAACTAACGCAGTATTTTTCCCCGTAATGATGTTATTAATTGGATTAAGTACAATTTTTACTATTTATGTTGGAGGAATGGAATACATAGCTGGAAATATAACTATTGGTAATATTTTAGAATTTGTATTTTACATTAATATGCTTACCTGGCCTGTAACCGCTATTGGTTGGGTAACATCAATTGTTCAACGAGCAGCAGCATCACAAACAAGGATTAATGAATTTTTATCTACCCCGACTAAAATTAAAAACCCTACTACCGAAACATTTGACTTAAAAGGAAATATAAAATTTAAGGATGTAAGTTTTACCTATCCTGAATCTGGAATAACAGCCATAAAAAATGTTTCTTTCGAAATTAAATCAGGAGAAACATTTGCTATTGTTGGTAAAACTGGTTCAGGAAAATCGTCAATAATTAATTTAATTTTAAGAAATTATGACGTGAACAATGGTGAAGTTTTGATAGATGACAACAATATTGATGCTATAAATCTTAACCAACTTAGGGAAAATATTGGTTTTGTTCCCCAAGAAGTCTTTTTGTTTTCTGATACTATAGAAAATAATATCGCATTTGGCTATAAAAATGGATTGCCAGATGAAAATATTATTCATGATGCAGCTAAAAATGCTGCTATTTTCAACAGTATAATAGAGTTCCCGAATAAGTTTAAAACTAAACTTGGTGAAAGAGGAATTACCCTTTCGGGTGGTCAAAAACAACGGGTATCTATTGCAAGGGCAATAATTAAAGCCCCCAAAATTTTAATTTTTGATGATTGCTTATCTGCAGTTGATACTGAAACTGAAGACATAATTCTAAACAATTTAGAAAGAGTAATGAAAAACAAAACGTCATTAATTGTAAGCCATCGAGTTTCTTCAGTAAAAAATGCAGATAAAATACTTGTAATTGATAACGGCGAAATTATAGAAGAAGGTACACATCAATCATTAATTGAGCTAGAAAAAGTGTATTACAAAATGTACCAACAGCAGTTATTAGAATTAAAAGAAGAAAAAGTAAAATAA
- a CDS encoding FixH family protein, with protein sequence MKFNWGTGAFILFGGFVVFMLGLVFYASKQSHELVTENYYEKELEFKDVLIKQELTEKLTEQLQIEVKDKELILNFPKEVGNNVSGKLFLFKPSNINDDKEISFTTDNNLKTIDLSEFSTGMYKLKVNWNAGENEYYNEEEIVIP encoded by the coding sequence ATGAAATTTAATTGGGGAACAGGTGCATTTATACTTTTTGGAGGTTTTGTAGTCTTTATGTTAGGATTGGTATTTTATGCCTCTAAGCAAAGTCATGAGCTAGTTACCGAAAACTATTACGAGAAAGAATTAGAGTTTAAAGATGTTTTAATAAAACAAGAACTTACCGAAAAATTAACGGAGCAACTTCAAATTGAAGTTAAGGATAAAGAACTTATCCTTAACTTCCCTAAAGAAGTTGGGAACAATGTTTCGGGTAAGCTTTTCTTATTTAAACCATCAAACATAAATGATGATAAAGAGATTAGTTTTACAACTGACAACAACCTAAAAACGATTGATTTATCTGAATTTTCTACAGGCATGTACAAGCTTAAAGTAAACTGGAATGCTGGAGAGAACGAATATTACAATGAAGAGGAAATTGTAATTCCTTAA
- a CDS encoding sulfite exporter TauE/SafE family protein, whose product MELYITAFTIGLVGSFHCIGMCGPIAFALPVKKNTPFYRVFSGVIYNSGRILTYILFGVLFGTLGQGISTASTQQGISIALGIVFILSVILPKSIINKINPTSTIGFYISKVKVGLSKLLSSSSTPNLLLIGLLNGLLPCGLVYAAIGGSIATGKTIDGALYMFAFGLGTLPMMFTAVLLSNFITIGFRNKIKKLIPVFVIILGCLFILRGLNLNIPYLSPKINVVQPFLQDCD is encoded by the coding sequence ATGGAGTTATACATTACAGCATTTACAATTGGCTTAGTTGGTAGCTTCCATTGTATTGGCATGTGTGGCCCAATTGCTTTTGCTTTACCTGTAAAAAAAAACACTCCTTTTTACCGAGTTTTTAGCGGTGTAATATACAATAGTGGGCGTATTTTAACCTATATTTTGTTTGGCGTTTTATTTGGCACTTTAGGACAAGGAATAAGCACGGCTTCAACTCAACAAGGCATTTCTATAGCTTTAGGAATAGTATTTATCTTATCTGTTATCTTGCCAAAATCGATAATTAATAAAATAAACCCAACCAGTACAATTGGGTTTTACATTTCTAAAGTAAAAGTAGGCCTTAGCAAATTACTAAGCTCTTCTTCTACTCCAAATTTGTTGTTAATTGGTTTACTAAATGGCTTACTACCTTGTGGATTGGTTTATGCTGCCATTGGCGGATCTATAGCAACAGGTAAAACCATTGACGGTGCTTTATACATGTTTGCATTTGGTTTGGGCACTTTGCCCATGATGTTCACAGCAGTTTTACTCTCTAACTTTATTACAATTGGGTTTAGAAATAAAATAAAAAAGCTAATACCTGTATTTGTAATTATTTTGGGTTGCCTTTTTATTCTTAGAGGATTAAATTTAAACATACCCTACCTCAGCCCAAAAATAAATGTTGTACAACCCTTTTTACAAGATTGCGACTGA
- a CDS encoding cation diffusion facilitator family transporter encodes MDNEQTAIRTTYFSIIGNTILALIKGLAGFFGNSYALIADAIESITDIFSSLLVLFGLKYAKRPADENHPYGHGKIEPLITFLVVAFLVTSATIIAYESIQNIRTPHETPKSWTLIVLGCIILWKEISYRIVLKKSKETNSTSLRADAWHHRSDAITSIMAFLGISIALILGEGYETADDWAALFATAFILYNSYLIFRPALGEIMDEHLYDDLLDEIREESIKVKGIIETEKCFIRKAGMKYHVDLHAIVDAQISVKEGHDISHQLKDHLRNEIPNLGHVLIHIEPNE; translated from the coding sequence ATGGATAACGAACAAACTGCAATACGAACGACATATTTCAGCATAATTGGAAATACCATTTTAGCTTTGATTAAAGGACTTGCAGGATTCTTTGGTAATTCATATGCACTTATTGCAGATGCAATAGAATCAATAACCGATATATTCTCTTCCCTACTTGTCCTATTTGGTTTGAAATACGCCAAACGACCAGCAGATGAAAATCATCCATACGGACACGGAAAAATTGAACCACTAATAACTTTTTTAGTAGTCGCTTTTCTTGTTACATCAGCAACCATAATAGCCTACGAGAGCATTCAAAATATTCGAACACCTCATGAAACCCCTAAATCTTGGACTTTAATTGTACTTGGATGCATCATTTTATGGAAAGAAATCTCATATCGAATCGTGCTTAAAAAAAGTAAAGAGACAAATAGTACTTCGCTTAGAGCAGATGCCTGGCACCATAGAAGTGATGCAATAACATCTATTATGGCATTTCTCGGAATTTCTATCGCTTTAATTTTAGGTGAAGGTTATGAAACTGCTGATGATTGGGCTGCTTTGTTTGCCACTGCTTTTATTCTTTACAACAGTTATTTGATTTTCAGACCAGCTTTAGGTGAGATAATGGATGAGCATTTATATGACGACCTTTTGGATGAAATTAGAGAAGAATCGATCAAAGTCAAAGGTATTATTGAAACAGAAAAATGTTTTATCCGAAAAGCAGGAATGAAATACCATGTTGATTTACATGCAATAGTTGATGCACAAATTTCTGTAAAAGAAGGACACGATATTTCACATCAATTGAAAGACCATTTGAGAAATGAAATACCGAATTTAGGACACGTTCTAATACACATTGAACCAAATGAATAA
- a CDS encoding transcription antitermination protein NusB codes for MISRRYLRVKTFQALYAYFQSSDKNVNKAESELFLSLEHMYDLYLFFLALPAEIVHRAELRMEEAKTKRLPSEEDLDPNQKLVGNRVFRLITTNKHLSQKLNERKLSWSPDQDLITKFMNFLRKHEAYIEYMSTREFSFEQDQKFVVTLYKKIIPDFELMLSEIQDKSIFWGFDEIDFVLSMVLKSVKRFKENSDEFTPLLDLYTDKDEDVKMVKKLFRKTIEDDKANSKIIADKTQNWDVERIAMIDILLMKMALTELIHFNSVPVKVTLNEYIELSKWFSTPKSKVFINGVLDKLVADLKENGKMKKIGRGLLDA; via the coding sequence ATGATTAGCAGACGTTATTTAAGAGTAAAAACATTTCAGGCATTGTATGCCTATTTTCAATCAAGTGATAAAAATGTAAATAAAGCTGAGAGCGAATTATTTTTGAGTTTAGAGCACATGTATGATTTATACTTGTTCTTCTTGGCTTTACCTGCCGAAATAGTTCATCGTGCTGAATTGAGAATGGAGGAGGCTAAAACAAAACGTTTGCCTTCTGAAGAAGATTTAGACCCTAATCAAAAATTAGTTGGAAACAGGGTTTTTCGATTAATTACAACAAACAAACACCTTAGTCAAAAATTAAACGAACGAAAATTATCTTGGTCGCCAGATCAAGATTTGATAACCAAGTTCATGAATTTTTTACGTAAGCACGAAGCTTATATTGAATACATGAGCACAAGAGAATTCTCTTTTGAGCAAGATCAAAAGTTTGTTGTAACGCTTTACAAAAAAATTATTCCTGATTTTGAATTAATGTTATCTGAAATACAAGATAAAAGTATTTTTTGGGGTTTTGATGAAATTGATTTTGTGTTAAGTATGGTATTGAAATCGGTAAAACGATTTAAAGAAAATTCTGATGAATTTACACCTCTTTTGGACTTGTATACAGACAAAGATGAAGATGTGAAAATGGTAAAGAAGCTTTTTAGAAAAACCATAGAAGACGATAAAGCGAATTCAAAAATTATAGCAGATAAAACTCAAAATTGGGATGTTGAACGTATTGCCATGATTGACATTTTGTTAATGAAAATGGCATTAACAGAATTGATTCACTTTAATTCAGTTCCGGTTAAAGTTACCCTAAACGAATACATCGAACTATCGAAATGGTTTAGTACTCCAAAAAGTAAAGTGTTTATTAATGGTGTATTAGATAAGTTGGTTGCCGATCTTAAAGAAAACGGTAAGATGAAAAAGATAGGTAGAGGGTTATTAGATGCTTAA
- the ccoG gene encoding cytochrome c oxidase accessory protein CcoG has product MENNKTKDEDSFRDRITTVDDEGQRKWLFPKKPKGKFFNYRTYLSYVLLLFLFGIPWVKIDGEPLLMINVITRKFVLFGQVFWPQDFHLFGLIMITMVIFIVLFTTVFGRIFCGWFCPQTIFMEMVYRKIEYWIDGDYKQQIKLKNQAWNFDKIWRRALKYTLFYFIAVAIAHTFLAYIIGSDELINIQTSPIKEHMGGFIAILAFSWVFFFVFAWFREQVCLIVCPYGRLQGVMLDRNSLVVAYDYIRGEGKKGRAKFKKNEARAEVGKGDCIDCNQCVDVCPTGIDIRNGTQLECINCTACMDACDFMMEKTNQEQGLIRIDSENAIANGTKNRFTTRSKAYSIILVLLVAVIIFLFTLRGSLEASILRTPGMMFQEQEGGYITNLYNVKVVNKSNKELDLTFKLLNVKGSIEMVGTDTLTINKGESNQQAFFVKIHKDDLIAKKTALVIGVFEGDKLLEEDKTNFLGPNK; this is encoded by the coding sequence ATGGAAAACAATAAAACAAAAGATGAAGATTCATTTAGAGACAGAATAACTACTGTTGACGATGAAGGTCAACGTAAGTGGCTATTTCCAAAAAAACCAAAAGGAAAATTCTTTAACTACAGAACTTACTTAAGCTATGTTCTATTATTGTTTTTGTTTGGTATTCCTTGGGTTAAAATTGATGGAGAACCACTATTAATGATAAATGTAATCACTAGAAAATTTGTTTTATTCGGACAAGTTTTTTGGCCTCAGGATTTTCATTTATTCGGTTTAATCATGATTACAATGGTTATATTCATTGTACTCTTTACCACCGTTTTTGGTCGTATTTTTTGTGGATGGTTTTGCCCCCAAACCATTTTTATGGAAATGGTTTACCGTAAAATAGAATATTGGATTGATGGCGATTATAAACAACAAATAAAACTAAAAAATCAGGCATGGAATTTTGATAAAATATGGCGAAGAGCATTAAAATACACGTTGTTTTATTTTATTGCTGTGGCTATTGCTCACACCTTTTTAGCATACATTATTGGAAGCGATGAATTAATTAATATACAAACATCACCAATAAAAGAACATATGGGTGGCTTTATTGCCATACTCGCATTTAGCTGGGTATTCTTTTTTGTATTTGCATGGTTTAGAGAACAAGTCTGTTTAATTGTATGCCCTTATGGAAGATTACAAGGTGTTATGCTTGACCGTAACTCTTTGGTTGTTGCATATGATTATATAAGAGGTGAAGGGAAAAAAGGACGAGCTAAGTTTAAAAAAAATGAAGCAAGAGCCGAAGTTGGCAAAGGAGATTGTATTGACTGTAACCAATGTGTAGATGTTTGTCCTACAGGTATTGATATTCGAAACGGTACGCAACTAGAGTGCATTAACTGTACTGCCTGTATGGACGCTTGTGATTTTATGATGGAAAAAACCAATCAAGAACAAGGTTTAATTCGAATAGACTCTGAAAATGCTATTGCAAATGGAACAAAAAATAGATTTACAACTCGATCTAAAGCTTATAGTATAATTTTAGTATTACTAGTAGCTGTAATTATCTTTTTATTTACATTAAGGGGTTCTTTAGAAGCATCTATTTTAAGAACTCCTGGGATGATGTTTCAAGAACAAGAAGGTGGATATATTACAAACCTCTATAATGTAAAAGTGGTCAACAAATCAAATAAAGAACTTGATTTGACTTTTAAATTATTAAACGTAAAAGGTAGTATAGAAATGGTGGGAACGGATACTTTAACGATTAATAAAGGAGAAAGTAATCAACAAGCATTTTTTGTTAAAATTCATAAAGACGATTTAATAGCTAAGAAAACAGCTCTTGTAATTGGAGTATTTGAAGGTGATAAATTATTAGAAGAAGATAAGACAAACTTTTTAGGTCCAAATAAGTAA
- a CDS encoding amidohydrolase: MKSFVNKSFILIAIVLLFGCNPTEKIDLIVHNAKVYTVNDNFDVTDAFAINNGKIIAVGPENEIKNKYLAKEYLDAKKRPVYPGFIDAHCHFVGYAKSLQQVNLVGTTSFNEVLEKVVEFSNSNSTKWITGRGWDQNDWEIKEYPTKQQLDSLFPDQPIFLRRIDGHAALVNQKALDIANINTSTQIDGGVIEKTNGKLTGILIDNAVGLIKDIIPDFNNQELSKALIKAEQDLFKVGLTTVDDAGLNRTQIETIESLQNDSLLKIKVYAMVSAKAELFDYYLKKGPYKTERLNVSSFKFYADGALGSRGACLLEPYSDIIEQQHYGLLIEQQSFYENYAQQLYDKGFQMNTHCIGDSANRMIMNIYKNVLKTTNDKRWRIEHAQVINPADFKTFAEYTIIPSVQPTHATSDMYWAKDRLGEIRLKTAYAYKQLLQQNGLIALGTDFPIEGINPINTFYAGVVRKDAKEFPKDGFQTENALTREEALKGMTIWAAIANFEENEKGSIEVGKSADFVLLDNDIITTKENTILNTKVLTTYISGEKVFSTIK, from the coding sequence ATGAAATCATTCGTTAACAAATCATTTATTTTAATTGCTATAGTTCTTTTATTTGGATGCAATCCAACTGAAAAAATTGACTTGATAGTACACAATGCGAAAGTATATACTGTTAACGACAACTTTGATGTAACGGATGCTTTTGCAATAAATAACGGTAAAATAATAGCTGTTGGTCCAGAAAATGAAATTAAAAACAAATACTTAGCTAAAGAATATTTAGATGCTAAAAAACGCCCAGTTTATCCAGGTTTTATTGATGCTCATTGTCATTTTGTTGGTTACGCAAAAAGTTTACAGCAAGTAAATTTAGTTGGAACAACTTCTTTTAATGAGGTATTAGAAAAAGTAGTTGAATTCAGCAATTCAAATTCTACAAAATGGATTACTGGTAGAGGTTGGGATCAAAACGATTGGGAAATAAAAGAATATCCTACAAAACAACAATTAGATAGCCTTTTTCCTGACCAACCTATATTTTTAAGACGCATAGACGGTCATGCTGCATTGGTAAATCAAAAAGCATTAGATATTGCTAATATTAACACCTCAACACAAATTGATGGAGGAGTTATTGAAAAAACAAATGGAAAACTTACTGGTATTTTAATTGACAATGCTGTTGGTTTAATTAAGGATATTATACCTGATTTTAATAATCAAGAATTGAGTAAAGCTTTAATTAAAGCCGAACAAGATTTATTTAAAGTTGGGCTTACAACTGTTGATGATGCTGGTCTAAATAGAACACAAATAGAAACAATTGAAAGCCTACAAAACGATAGCTTACTAAAAATAAAGGTTTATGCAATGGTAAGTGCCAAAGCCGAATTGTTTGATTATTACCTAAAAAAAGGACCTTATAAAACTGAACGTTTAAATGTAAGTTCATTTAAGTTTTATGCCGATGGTGCTCTTGGTTCTAGAGGAGCTTGTTTACTAGAACCATACAGTGATATTATTGAACAACAACATTATGGGTTATTAATTGAGCAACAATCTTTTTATGAAAACTATGCACAACAATTGTACGATAAAGGTTTTCAAATGAACACACATTGTATTGGCGATTCTGCCAATAGAATGATAATGAACATATACAAAAATGTATTAAAAACAACTAATGATAAACGTTGGCGAATTGAACACGCTCAAGTTATTAATCCAGCAGATTTTAAAACATTTGCAGAATATACAATTATCCCTTCCGTTCAACCAACTCATGCTACTTCTGATATGTATTGGGCAAAAGATAGATTGGGAGAAATAAGATTGAAAACAGCTTATGCTTACAAACAACTTTTGCAACAAAATGGTTTAATTGCGTTAGGTACCGATTTTCCTATTGAAGGGATAAACCCAATAAATACTTTTTATGCTGGAGTTGTAAGAAAAGATGCTAAAGAGTTTCCAAAAGACGGATTCCAAACAGAAAATGCATTAACTAGAGAAGAAGCTTTAAAAGGTATGACCATTTGGGCAGCCATCGCCAACTTTGAAGAAAATGAAAAAGGAAGCATTGAAGTAGGAAAAAGTGCAGACTTTGTTTTGCTTGATAACGATATAATAACGACTAAAGAAAATACCATTTTAAATACTAAAGTATTAACTACTTACATAAGCGGAGAAAAAGTTTTTTCTACAATAAAATAA
- a CDS encoding CAP domain-containing protein yields the protein MVSYLKSIFLILFFACFGQQYFAQKITPFSSWDAHDLRKANSAKDSKDLSFQEKKVIFYINLARMDGELFSKTYLKDYMDDVRIPKNKYYRSLITMLKEQETMEPLEPKDDLIAEAIKHSKEMGRTGKKGHRSSDSKSFAERMEKFKSDYNKIKESNQYGFPDALSIVVDLLIDDDQESLRHRKMLLDAELKYIGVGIRNHKKFRINTSVLLAN from the coding sequence ATGGTAAGTTACTTAAAATCAATATTTTTAATTCTGTTTTTCGCTTGTTTTGGGCAACAATATTTTGCTCAAAAAATAACGCCTTTTAGTAGTTGGGATGCTCATGATTTAAGAAAGGCAAACAGTGCTAAAGATAGTAAGGACCTTTCTTTTCAAGAAAAAAAAGTAATTTTTTACATCAATCTTGCTCGTATGGATGGCGAATTATTTTCGAAAACCTACTTAAAAGATTATATGGATGATGTTCGTATTCCAAAAAACAAATATTATCGTTCGTTAATTACCATGTTAAAAGAACAAGAAACAATGGAGCCACTAGAACCCAAAGATGATTTAATAGCAGAAGCAATTAAGCATTCAAAAGAAATGGGAAGAACAGGTAAAAAAGGACATCGCTCCTCAGATTCAAAAAGTTTTGCTGAACGAATGGAAAAATTTAAATCAGATTACAACAAGATTAAAGAAAGTAACCAATATGGTTTTCCTGATGCCTTGTCTATTGTTGTAGATTTATTGATAGATGACGACCAAGAAAGTTTACGACACCGTAAAATGCTTTTAGACGCTGAGTTAAAATACATTGGTGTAGGTATTCGAAATCACAAAAAATTTAGAATAAATACCTCTGTATTATTGGCTAATTAA
- a CDS encoding Glu/Leu/Phe/Val family dehydrogenase encodes MADILDQQKSVAPVNTVLDDMSKYDHEQVVFCQDNATGLKAIIAVHNTVCGPALGGTRMWQYATGADALTDVLRLSRGMTYKNAISGLNLGGGKAVIIGNSRTDKNEALFRRFGKFVNSLSGKYITAEDVGISPQDMTWVNMETNHVAGLPGKSGDPSPVTAYGVYVGMKAAAKQQFGSDSLAGKRVAVQGVGHVGEYLVKHLTDEGAKVFITDIHEDTLKRISNTYKAEVVGLDAIYDLDMDIYAPCALGATVNDDTLSRLKCSIIAGAANNQLQQEDVHGKIVMEKGMIYTPDFMLNAGGVINCYAEVANLTPEWAMAKAEEIYNTTTSILTRSIQENIPTYAIANKMAEERIEALGKVKLSY; translated from the coding sequence ATGGCAGATATTTTAGATCAACAAAAATCAGTTGCACCAGTTAATACTGTGCTAGATGATATGTCAAAGTACGATCATGAACAAGTTGTTTTTTGTCAAGATAACGCTACTGGCTTAAAAGCAATTATTGCAGTCCATAACACTGTTTGTGGACCAGCTTTAGGTGGAACAAGAATGTGGCAATATGCAACTGGTGCTGATGCATTAACAGATGTGTTAAGATTGTCGAGAGGGATGACTTATAAAAATGCAATTTCGGGCTTAAATTTAGGTGGTGGAAAAGCAGTTATTATTGGTAATTCTAGAACAGATAAAAATGAAGCTTTATTTAGAAGATTTGGAAAATTTGTAAACTCATTAAGTGGTAAATACATAACTGCTGAAGATGTCGGAATTTCTCCTCAAGATATGACATGGGTAAACATGGAAACAAATCATGTTGCTGGGTTACCAGGGAAAAGTGGAGACCCTTCTCCTGTTACTGCTTATGGTGTTTATGTAGGGATGAAAGCTGCTGCAAAACAACAATTTGGTTCTGATTCGTTAGCAGGAAAAAGAGTAGCTGTTCAAGGAGTTGGTCATGTTGGTGAATATTTAGTTAAACATTTAACTGATGAAGGAGCTAAAGTATTTATTACAGATATTCATGAAGACACATTAAAGAGAATATCAAATACATATAAAGCTGAGGTTGTTGGTTTAGATGCAATATATGATTTAGATATGGACATTTATGCTCCATGTGCATTGGGTGCTACAGTTAATGACGATACACTTAGTCGTTTAAAATGTTCAATTATTGCTGGAGCAGCAAACAACCAATTGCAACAAGAAGATGTTCACGGTAAAATTGTAATGGAAAAAGGAATGATTTATACTCCTGACTTTATGCTTAACGCTGGTGGAGTAATTAATTGTTATGCAGAAGTTGCTAATTTAACTCCTGAATGGGCGATGGCTAAAGCAGAAGAAATTTACAATACTACAACATCAATTTTAACACGTTCAATACAAGAAAATATTCCTACTTATGCTATTGCAAATAAAATGGCAGAAGAAAGAATTGAAGCATTAGGAAAAGTAAAATTGTCTTACTAG
- the nth gene encoding endonuclease III produces MTKKERYQLFIDHFSKKSPTAETELEYTNPYELLVAVILSAQCTDKRVNIVTKDLFRRFPEAQSLSEADVEEVFEYIRSISYPNNKAKHLVGMAKILVNEFNNVVPSDIDDLQKMPGVGRKTANVIASVVYNKPAMAVDTHVFRVANRLGLTNNAKTPLESEKELIKNLPEEVIPVAHHWLILHGRYICVARKPKCGECDITHFCKSFGKV; encoded by the coding sequence ATGACAAAGAAAGAACGTTACCAATTATTTATAGATCATTTTAGTAAAAAAAGTCCAACTGCTGAGACTGAACTGGAATACACCAACCCTTACGAATTGTTGGTGGCTGTAATATTATCGGCACAGTGTACTGATAAACGTGTAAATATTGTAACTAAAGATTTGTTTAGAAGATTTCCTGAAGCACAATCGCTTTCAGAAGCTGATGTAGAAGAAGTTTTTGAATACATACGCAGTATTAGTTACCCTAACAATAAAGCAAAGCATTTGGTGGGTATGGCTAAAATATTGGTAAATGAGTTTAATAATGTAGTGCCATCAGATATTGATGATTTACAAAAAATGCCTGGAGTAGGACGTAAAACAGCTAATGTAATTGCAAGTGTGGTTTACAATAAACCAGCAATGGCTGTAGATACACATGTATTTAGAGTAGCGAATAGATTAGGATTAACCAATAATGCTAAAACACCTTTAGAATCGGAAAAGGAATTGATAAAAAACTTACCCGAAGAAGTAATACCTGTAGCACACCATTGGTTGATTTTACACGGACGTTACATTTGTGTTGCTCGTAAACCAAAATGTGGGGAATGCGACATTACCCACTTTTGCAAGTCGTTTGGGAAGGTTTGA
- a CDS encoding GNAT family N-acetyltransferase, with translation MNLTIRPIQPKDNAPIAKVIRGALEDFNANKPGTVYFDPTTDDLFTLFQTPNSAYYIALLNDEIVGGCGIYPTENLPNGYAELVKIYLHKTARGKGIGKALMLKCFEKAKELNYQYLYLESMPELDIAVGMYQKLGFKNLDKPLGNSGHFGCNIWMIKEL, from the coding sequence ATGAATTTAACAATTAGACCCATACAACCCAAAGACAATGCACCAATTGCAAAAGTAATTAGAGGAGCATTAGAAGATTTTAATGCCAACAAACCAGGTACCGTTTATTTCGACCCGACTACCGACGATTTGTTCACCCTTTTTCAAACACCAAACTCAGCTTATTATATCGCTTTGCTAAACGATGAAATAGTTGGAGGATGTGGCATTTACCCAACCGAAAACTTACCCAATGGTTATGCCGAATTGGTAAAAATATATTTACATAAAACTGCCCGAGGTAAAGGAATTGGAAAAGCCTTAATGCTAAAATGTTTTGAAAAAGCAAAAGAGTTGAACTACCAATACTTGTATTTAGAATCGATGCCTGAACTAGATATTGCCGTGGGCATGTACCAAAAATTAGGTTTTAAAAACCTAGATAAACCACTAGGTAACTCTGGGCATTTTGGCTGTAACATTTGGATGATTAAAGAGTTATAA